The following are encoded in a window of Blattabacterium cuenoti genomic DNA:
- a CDS encoding Lrp/AsnC family transcriptional regulator, protein MILRYNTDEIDNTIVRKLNINARTPYTEISKQISEEIKPLSVGTVHVRVKKLEEAGIIKGSTLIIGYESLGFHLIAFVGILSDSRESKLVKEELKKIPNIVQLYITSGKYNLFCRIIARDPSDARDVISKIGEIKGVLRTESTICLEESINDENRLLSNILQKKKPSYKKKKT, encoded by the coding sequence ATGATTCTAAGATATAATACAGACGAAATAGACAATACCATTGTCAGAAAACTGAATATAAATGCTAGAACCCCATATACTGAAATCAGTAAACAAATAAGCGAAGAAATTAAACCCTTATCAGTTGGAACTGTTCATGTCAGAGTGAAAAAATTAGAAGAGGCTGGAATCATAAAAGGAAGTACTTTGATAATAGGCTATGAATCATTAGGGTTTCATCTAATTGCTTTTGTTGGAATATTATCCGATTCTAGAGAATCAAAATTAGTCAAAGAAGAACTAAAAAAAATTCCTAATATTGTCCAATTATATATTACTTCCGGTAAGTATAATCTTTTTTGTCGAATTATAGCTAGAGATCCTTCAGATGCTAGAGATGTGATTTCTAAAATTGGAGAAATAAAAGGAGTACTTAGAACAGAATCTACGATTTGTTTAGAAGAAAGTATTAATGATGAAAATAGATTACTTTCTAATATTTTACAAAAAAAGAAACCCTCTTATAAGAAAAAAAAAACATAA
- a CDS encoding HD family phosphohydrolase, with protein MAKFLRFYTYKNIVDKIFVTLIAILSLTFFFPKKEIFKYEFSKGKIWNHEDLFSPFHLIVPKNERDIFLEMKKLEENKSHFFDKKPHVIRKIKKKLKKISFIRKNKFLYNKSRKIINTIYRYGYLDAKLVPKNNLLFFYKEKKYGIPVSSNKIYTSQKVNNLLDKKIKNNYRLKRTLKKMIVPNLYYKRDYTEDIFHEKVKSIIRIKRTIAKGEKIIRKNEVINGEKFQILSLFREEYETKVWNQKKDYGLILGYFLIISTIFLILFLYLFYFQNKIFQNNREINFLIINILLISSITIITLKYHSKILYLIPFCILPISIRAFFNLNLSLIIHLTTILLLSLITPNSFEFIFLQVITGFLVLLTKKNIYKMANLFISIGKITITYIIIFCSLTLIRKGSLESISLYSFSLFFFSGVLTLFVHPLIFLFEKLFNLTSDISLLELSDTNTPILRLLSQKAPGTLQHVLTVANIAEEAAVSIGANSLLTRIGAIYHDIGKIKNSIFFTENQHNLLLNPHEKLSPKESAKIILEHVTIGIELAKKYHLPDTITDFIRTHHGNSIIHYFYEKQKEKCPNMMVDEKKFQYSGPKPFSKETAIVMICDSIEAASKSIKNPSNKDLENLVENIINKQKKENQFSNADITLKEIEKIKKVLQKKLINIYHTRIEYPN; from the coding sequence ATGGCTAAATTCTTAAGATTTTATACATATAAAAATATCGTAGATAAGATTTTCGTTACTCTTATTGCAATCTTATCATTAACATTTTTTTTCCCAAAAAAAGAGATTTTTAAATATGAATTTTCTAAAGGGAAAATTTGGAATCACGAAGATTTATTTTCCCCATTTCATTTGATAGTTCCAAAAAATGAACGAGATATTTTTTTGGAAATGAAAAAATTAGAAGAGAATAAAAGTCATTTTTTTGATAAAAAACCACATGTAATCAGAAAAATAAAAAAAAAATTAAAGAAAATTTCCTTCATAAGAAAAAATAAATTCTTATATAACAAATCTCGTAAGATTATCAACACGATATACCGATATGGATATTTAGATGCCAAGCTTGTTCCTAAGAATAATCTTCTTTTTTTTTATAAAGAAAAAAAATATGGGATTCCCGTATCGTCTAATAAGATTTACACTTCTCAAAAAGTAAATAATCTTCTTGACAAGAAAATAAAAAATAACTATCGTTTAAAACGAACATTAAAAAAAATGATAGTTCCAAATCTTTATTATAAAAGAGACTATACGGAAGATATTTTTCATGAAAAAGTGAAGTCCATTATTAGAATAAAACGAACTATTGCAAAAGGAGAAAAAATTATTAGAAAAAATGAGGTTATCAATGGAGAAAAGTTTCAAATTTTATCCTTATTTAGAGAGGAATATGAGACTAAAGTATGGAATCAAAAAAAGGACTATGGTTTAATTTTAGGATATTTTTTAATAATCAGTACGATATTTTTGATACTGTTTTTATATCTTTTTTATTTTCAGAATAAAATATTTCAAAATAACAGAGAAATAAATTTTTTGATAATTAATATATTATTAATATCGTCAATAACAATTATAACCTTAAAATATCATTCTAAAATATTATATCTAATTCCTTTTTGTATTCTTCCCATAAGCATTCGTGCTTTTTTTAATTTAAACTTGAGTCTTATTATCCACTTGACAACAATTTTACTATTATCCTTAATTACGCCAAATAGTTTCGAATTTATCTTTCTTCAAGTTATTACAGGTTTTTTAGTCCTTTTAACAAAAAAAAACATTTATAAAATGGCCAACCTATTTATTTCGATAGGAAAAATAACTATTACTTATATAATAATTTTTTGTTCTTTAACTTTAATCAGAAAAGGATCATTAGAAAGTATTTCCTTGTATTCTTTTTCCTTATTTTTTTTTAGCGGTGTATTGACTTTATTTGTTCATCCATTGATATTTCTTTTCGAAAAATTATTTAATCTGACTTCAGATATTTCCTTATTAGAACTTTCCGATACTAATACCCCTATTTTAAGATTGCTCTCTCAAAAAGCTCCAGGAACTCTTCAACATGTTTTAACAGTAGCGAATATAGCAGAAGAAGCAGCGGTTTCTATTGGAGCTAATTCTTTATTAACAAGAATAGGAGCCATTTATCATGATATAGGAAAAATAAAAAATTCTATTTTTTTTACCGAAAATCAACATAACCTCCTATTAAATCCTCATGAAAAACTAAGTCCAAAAGAAAGCGCAAAAATTATTTTGGAACATGTGACAATTGGAATAGAATTAGCAAAAAAATATCATTTACCTGATACCATTACGGATTTTATACGCACACATCACGGAAATAGTATTATTCATTATTTTTATGAAAAGCAAAAAGAAAAATGTCCAAATATGATGGTCGATGAAAAAAAATTCCAATATTCTGGACCTAAACCATTTTCTAAAGAAACAGCTATTGTGATGATATGTGATTCTATAGAAGCCGCCTCTAAAAGTATAAAAAATCCATCTAATAAAGATCTAGAAAATTTAGTAGAAAATATTATTAATAAACAGAAAAAAGAAAATCAATTTTCTAATGCAGATATAACTTTGAAAGAAATAGAAAAAATAAAAAAAGTTCTTCAAAAGAAATTGATAAATATTTATCATACTAGAATAGAGTATCCTAACTAA
- the clpP gene encoding ATP-dependent Clp endopeptidase proteolytic subunit ClpP — MDYHKKHSEEFKKYAIKHQRINSLTIDQYIKLMTPYIVEERKLNVAQMDVFSRLMMDRVIFLGTPIEDQVANIVQAQLLFLQSVDSLKDIQIYINSPGGDVHAGLGIYDTMQIVEPDVATICTGMAASMAAVLLCSGEKNKRSGLKHSRVMIHQPMGGTHGQASDIEITVREILKLKRELYEIIAIHSGSPIEKIEKDADRDYWMTSEEAKKYGMIDEVLKEKVSKKTSE; from the coding sequence ATGGACTATCATAAAAAACATTCGGAAGAATTTAAGAAATATGCAATAAAACATCAAAGAATCAATAGTTTGACTATTGATCAATATATTAAATTGATGACTCCTTATATTGTTGAAGAACGTAAATTAAATGTAGCTCAAATGGATGTTTTTTCTCGTTTAATGATGGATCGTGTTATTTTCTTAGGAACTCCTATAGAGGATCAAGTAGCCAATATTGTACAAGCACAATTATTGTTTTTGCAATCTGTAGATTCTTTGAAGGATATACAAATCTATATTAATTCTCCAGGAGGAGATGTCCATGCTGGGTTGGGAATATATGATACAATGCAAATTGTAGAACCAGATGTAGCCACTATATGTACAGGAATGGCAGCTTCCATGGCAGCTGTTTTGCTTTGTTCTGGAGAAAAAAATAAAAGATCTGGATTAAAACATTCTAGAGTGATGATTCATCAGCCTATGGGTGGAACACATGGACAAGCTTCAGATATTGAAATTACAGTTCGTGAAATTTTAAAGTTAAAAAGAGAACTTTATGAAATTATCGCTATTCATTCGGGATCACCTATAGAAAAAATAGAAAAAGATGCTGATAGAGATTATTGGATGACTTCTGAAGAGGCTAAAAAATACGGAATGATAGATGAAGTTTTAAAAGAAAAAGTATCTAAAAAAACATCTGAATAA
- a CDS encoding lipopolysaccharide biosynthesis protein codes for MYKKLVIQTIIYLIGSIFPKIINYAFLKFFTKSLRREEFSLYTDMYALSFIVIGFLSFGLENTYFRFISKKDHNNEVVFSTGFVVQFLITSFFLILSVNSIKYLVSIAGYKNHPEYFFMFFLIIFFDTICILPMAWLRANEMALKYTTINVINILLQSTMIIYMFSFYTQKNTFFSSIFELVNSFTDKTGYIFFANMVSSLSNFLLIMPILFKKVTIRKFNKILAKKMLNYGIPIMLGTIAFSINENLDKILIKRWLSDEINGAYSACYKIASFMSLYIRAFRLGIEPFFFKKSEDADAKYFYEKITYFFIIFGLIFYVLICGNLSILIKFLIDKKYHLAISIIPIVMMGNLFLGIYTNLSIFYKIIDKPIIGTYISLVGVLITVLFNIVFILIPHSSFMIPAWGTLASYGSMVLVLYFWGKKNFLKFFRKTWKIVIHLLFALFLVVYMVHHENRIEISIFLQFLYIIIVFLFEKKNLKNK; via the coding sequence TTGTACAAGAAATTAGTTATTCAAACCATAATCTATTTGATAGGATCCATTTTTCCCAAGATTATTAATTATGCTTTTTTAAAATTTTTTACAAAATCTTTAAGAAGAGAAGAATTTTCTCTTTATACGGATATGTATGCTCTATCTTTTATAGTCATAGGATTTCTTTCTTTTGGATTAGAAAATACCTATTTCAGATTTATATCTAAAAAAGACCACAACAATGAAGTCGTTTTTTCAACCGGCTTTGTTGTTCAATTTTTGATAACTTCTTTTTTTTTAATACTTTCAGTTAATTCGATAAAATATTTAGTTTCTATTGCTGGATATAAAAATCATCCAGAATATTTTTTCATGTTTTTTTTAATTATATTTTTTGATACTATTTGTATTCTTCCTATGGCTTGGCTTCGTGCTAATGAAATGGCTTTAAAATACACTACGATAAATGTTATAAATATATTATTGCAATCCACTATGATAATATATATGTTTTCTTTTTATACCCAAAAAAATACTTTTTTTTCTTCCATTTTTGAGTTAGTTAATTCTTTTACAGATAAAACAGGCTACATTTTTTTTGCAAATATGGTTTCATCTTTAAGTAATTTTCTTTTAATTATGCCTATCCTTTTTAAAAAAGTTACCATAAGAAAGTTTAATAAAATTCTTGCCAAAAAGATGTTAAATTATGGAATTCCAATTATGCTTGGAACTATAGCTTTTTCTATTAATGAAAATCTTGATAAAATTCTGATTAAAAGATGGCTTTCTGATGAAATAAATGGGGCCTATTCTGCTTGTTATAAAATAGCGTCTTTTATGAGTTTATATATTCGTGCATTTCGATTAGGGATCGAACCTTTTTTTTTTAAAAAATCTGAAGATGCTGATGCAAAATATTTTTACGAAAAAATCACCTATTTTTTTATCATATTTGGTTTAATATTTTACGTATTAATATGTGGAAATCTTTCTATTCTTATAAAATTCTTAATTGATAAAAAATATCATCTCGCCATCTCTATTATTCCAATAGTAATGATGGGGAACCTATTTCTAGGAATATATACAAATTTATCCATTTTCTACAAAATTATAGATAAGCCTATTATTGGAACTTATATCTCTTTAGTAGGAGTATTGATCACCGTTTTATTTAATATAGTGTTTATCCTCATTCCTCATAGCAGTTTTATGATTCCGGCTTGGGGAACACTTGCTTCTTATGGAAGTATGGTTTTAGTTCTATATTTTTGGGGGAAAAAAAATTTCCTTAAATTTTTCAGAAAAACTTGGAAGATTGTCATTCACTTATTATTTGCCCTTTTTTTAGTGGTCTATATGGTTCATCATGAAAATAGGATAGAAATTAGTATTTTTTTACAATTTTTGTATATAATTATTGTCTTCTTATTCGAAAAAAAGAATTTAAAAAATAAATAG
- a CDS encoding sugar phosphate nucleotidyltransferase, whose translation MKIIIPMAGEGTRLRPHTLNTPKPLIPIVGKPILKRLIESFSRLIEIFSIKEIVFIIGDLGKKIEKQLIKISNEIGLPGVIYYQEKPLGTADALLKAKKSLNGPIIIAFSDTLFHHEKFRIDAKIDNLIWTKRVQNPHLFGIVKCDPSGLITHFMEKPKNNVSNLAIIGIYYFKNSSLLEQELQYLLDHNIKNEKEYQLTSALENMRKKGIPFFSKEVQKWMDFGNPKKIISSNSKILSLESKKEELIHKKAIIKNSVIIKPCFIGENTTIENSLIGPYVSIGKFTKIKNSNIEKSIIQDHTKIIYANISNSMIGNHTSYIGKTKKVNLGDYSMLNF comes from the coding sequence ATGAAAATCATAATTCCTATGGCAGGAGAAGGAACCCGTCTCCGTCCACATACTTTAAACACTCCTAAACCATTGATTCCTATAGTAGGAAAACCAATCTTGAAAAGACTAATAGAAAGTTTTTCTAGATTGATTGAAATTTTTTCTATAAAAGAAATAGTTTTCATTATAGGAGATCTCGGAAAAAAAATAGAAAAACAATTAATAAAAATTTCTAATGAGATAGGACTCCCTGGTGTTATATATTATCAGGAAAAACCACTAGGAACTGCGGACGCATTACTTAAGGCAAAAAAATCTTTAAATGGACCTATAATTATTGCTTTTTCTGATACTTTATTTCATCATGAAAAATTTCGAATAGATGCGAAAATAGATAATCTCATCTGGACAAAAAGAGTTCAAAATCCTCACTTATTTGGAATTGTAAAATGTGATCCCTCAGGTTTAATTACTCATTTTATGGAAAAACCAAAAAACAATGTATCTAATTTAGCTATTATCGGCATATATTATTTTAAAAACAGTTCTCTTTTAGAACAAGAATTACAATATCTACTAGATCATAATATTAAAAATGAAAAAGAATATCAATTAACCTCAGCTCTAGAAAATATGAGAAAGAAAGGGATTCCATTTTTTAGTAAAGAAGTTCAGAAATGGATGGATTTTGGAAATCCAAAAAAAATTATTTCTTCCAATTCTAAAATATTGTCTCTTGAATCCAAAAAAGAAGAATTAATTCACAAAAAAGCAATTATAAAAAACAGTGTCATAATCAAACCTTGTTTTATAGGAGAGAATACTACTATTGAAAATAGCCTCATTGGTCCTTATGTATCAATAGGAAAATTTACGAAAATAAAAAATAGTAATATTGAAAAATCAATTATTCAAGATCATACAAAAATTATATATGCAAATATTTCTAATTCTATGATTGGAAATCACACTTCTTATATAGGAAAAACAAAAAAAGTTAACTTAGGAGATTATTCTATGTTAAATTTTTAG